The following DNA comes from Thermoanaerobaculales bacterium.
CCCGGCCGCCGTCGCCGCGGCCTCGACCGCGGGCTTCGCGATGTGGCTCGCCCAGACCATCGGCGAGGGCTCTGCCGCCGGGTCCGGGTCGGTACTCGCCGCCGCCGTCGGATCGGGCGACCGCGCGGCGGTCGGGCGGGCCGCCGCCGCCGGCCAGAGCCTCGCGGTGTGGGCGTCGCTGCTGGTGGTCGGCATCGGCCTGTGGCTGGTCAGGCCGCTGTTCGAGTTCATGGGCACCGACCGAGCCGTCACCCAGCCCGGGGTCGCCTACCTCGTAATCGTGCTGCTCGGCATGCCGTCGTACTTCCTGTTCTCGTGGATCTCGGCGGCGTTCCGCGCCGCCGGCGACGCGGCCACCGCGCTGCGGCTGCTGGCGGTCGCGGCCGCGGTCAACGTCGTGCTCGACCCGCTGCTGATATTCGGGGTGGGGCCGCTGCCGCGGCTCGGCGTGGCGGGCGCGGCGTCGGCGACCGTGCTGGCGTGGACGGTCGGCTGCGCCCGCGGCTGGCAGCTGCTCGGCCGGCTCGGGATCCGCCCCCGGCCGCTCGCGTTCCTGCGCCCGCCGGCCGAGAGCTGGGCGGCGCTGCGGGTCGGCCTGCCGCTCGCCGTCGAGGGCGCGCTGTTCTCGCTGATCTACGTCCTGCTGACCCGGGTCACGACCACCTTCGGCACCCCGGCGGTGGCCGCCCTCGGGATCGGCCACAAGCTGGAGGTCCTCAACTACTTCGTGTGCGCCGGCATGGGCGCGGCGGCGACCACCCTGGTCGGCCAGAACCTCGGCGCCGGCGACCCGGTGCGGGCGAGCCGGGTGGCGTGGCGGACGCTGTTCCTGACCATCCTGCCGGTCGGCCTGGTGACGGTGGTGCTGGTGTCGAAACCGGCGGCGGCGGTGTCGGTGTTCATCTCCGACCACGAGGTGGTGGCGGCGGGCGTCACCTACGTCCTGCTGGTCGGCATGAGCCAGGTCTTCATGGCGGCCGAGGTGGTGCTGGTCGGCGCCTTCGCCGGCGCGCAGTGGACCGTGGTGCCGGCGGTCCTCGAGATCGCGCTCACCGCCGCCCGGGTGCCGGTGGCGGGCTGGCTGGTCGCGAGGGGGTGGGGGGTCGAAGCGGTGTGGCTGGCGATCGCGGCCACCTGCGTCGTCAAGGGCACGGTGCTCGCCGTCCTGTTCGCCGTCCGGCGGCCGCGCCTCGGCGGCGGGGCCGGGTTCGTCGGCGGGTTGCCGTACAATGCCCCGGGACCTTGAGGAGGTGGAACCATGATCAAGCAGATCCGCAAGCTTCTCGGCGACAAGGCGTCGCTTCTCGACTACCACTGCAAGGGGATCTCCAAGGAGCAGCTGCACCTGCCGGGACCGGACTTCATCGACCGGGTGGTGGCCCAGAGCGACCGCTCGCCGGCGGTCATGCGCAGCCTGCAGTGGCTGCTCTCGACCGGCCGCGCCGCCGGCACCGGCTACGTCTCGATCCTGCCCGTCGACCAGGGCATCGAGCACTCGGGCGCGGCGTCGTTCGCGCCCAATCCGATCTACTTCGACCCCTCGAACATCGTCAAGCTCGCGATCGAGGGCGGCTGCAACGGCTGCGCGTCGACCCTCGGCGTGCTCGGGGCGGTGTCGCGCACGTACGCCCACAAGATCCCGCTGATCCTCAAGTTCAACCACAGCGAGATGCTGAGCTACCCGAACATCGCCGAGCAGACCATGTTCGCCTCGGTCGAGCAGGCCTGGAACCTCGGCGCCGCCGGCGTCGGCGCGACCATCTACTACGGCTCCGAGGACTGCCGCCGCCAGATCATGGAGGTCTCGGAGGCCTTCCAGCACGCCCACGAGCTCGGGATGTTCACCGTGCTGTGGTGCTACCTTCGCAACCCGGCCTTCAAGCACGAGGGCACCGACTACCACAACGCCGCCGACCTCACCGGGCAGGCCAATCACCTCGGCGTGACCATCGAGGCCGACATCGTCAAGCAGAAGGCGCCGACCAACAACGGCGGCTTCAACGCGCTCAAGTACGGCAAGACCCACAAGTCGGTGTACGGCACGCTGGTGCCCGACCATCCGATCGAGTGGACCCGCTGGCAGGTCGTCAACTGCTACATGGGGCGGGTCGGCCTCATCAACTCGGGCGGCGAGTCGGGCGCCAACGACCTCGAGCAGGCGGTGGCCACGGCGGTCATCAACAAGCGGGCCGGCGGCATGGGCCTGATTTCCGGCCGCAAGGCCTTCCAGAAGCCGATGGCCGAGGGCGTCGAGCTGCTCAACGCGATCCAGGACGTCTACCTTTGCGGAGACGTTACCATCGCGTAGCCCGATCTCCGTTCCCGCTCCCGTACCCGTTCCCGTTCCCGAGTGACGGCTCGGGGCGCGCACCGGCCGTTTCGGAGACGGAGCCGGGCACGGAGACGGGCAGGGAAGGCTCTCCCTAAAGGGTCGACTCCCTACGGTGCGAGCCTCCCCCGCGGCCGCAGCGGGACGTGGCAGGCCGCGACATCGAGCGCCGACACCCCGGCGATGAGGTCGGCGGTGTAGGCGCGCGTCCCGGCCAGGACCGCATCCGCGGGGTAGCCTGGCAGCTCCTCGAAGCCGTTCTCGACCAGCTCACCGTCGGGTGACAGCGACACCAGCAGCAGGCCGGAGGGGGCCGCGGTCGCCACGTAGGCGAGATCGCGGTCGGCCGCGGCCGCCGAAACGCCGCAGGCGACCTCCTCGAGCTCGGCCACGACATCCGGGGATGCCGGGTCCGACAGGTCGAGCAGCTGCAGGCCGCCGGTGCCGAGCGCGACCCAGCCGCGGCCGCCCATCAGGGTGACGCCGGAGATGCCGTGATGGGGCTGCAGCTCGTAGGAGCGCGGGTAGTCGGGCCACGGCAGATCGCAGCGGTCGCAGTCAGACCAGAAGTTGATGCGCGTCGGCTGGGTCGCCGGGGAGGCCGGGTCGCCGACGTCCCAGGTCGCCAGCGCGCAGCGGCCGGCCCAATCGGACCAGTCGCTGTAGGCGTAGCCGTCCGCCACCGCCATCACGCCGCCCTCGAGCTGCGCCACCGGGTGCGGGGACGCCGGGCTGGAGACGTCGAGGATGACGGTCGACACGTAGGGTGAGCTGGCGATGGTCGCGTAGAGGTGGGTGCCGTCGAGCACCACCCGGTAACAGGGGCCGGCGGTCGCCACCCGCGCGATCTCCACCGGCGCCCTCGGGTCGGCGACGTCGAGGACCCGGACCCCGTCGCGCCAGCTCGCGACGAAGGCGGTCGAATCGGCCAGCGCGACGTCCTTGGCGAAGCCTCCGACCGCGGCGGGCAGCCTGAGCGGTGCGAGGCCGTCCGGGTCGCCGACCTCGAACAGCAGCAGGCCGCTCTCGCCTCCGGCAACGGCCAGCAGCTCGCCCGAGATGGCCGCCGCCTCGGTCACGCCCGGGGTCGTGAAGCTGCCGACCAGCCTCGGCTCGCCGGTCGGCGGGTCCTCGACCAGCCACGGGCCGCCGCGGCTGTTGCTGATGCCGACGATCCGGTTGGCGACCGCGAGGTCGTGCAGGAAGGCCTCGCCACGCAGCGACCCCAGCGAGAGCACGTCCTTGCGCTCCGGGTTGTTCGGGTCCGAGATGTCGACCAGCTCGAGCCGGATCGAGGACTCGGCTGGGGTGGTCGCCACGTAGGCTGTCGGACCGACGACGCGGACCTTGCGCAGCCGGTCCGCCCGATACTCGGAGAGCGCGACCGGTTCTGAAGGCTCGGCGACGTCGAGGATCCGCAGCACATCGGGGTCGTCGTCCCGCCACTCGGCGAGGTAGAGCAGCTCGCCGACCGCGTCGAGGTCGCGCACGTTGCCTTCCAGGTGGACGATCTCGACGGGCTGCCCGGTCTCGGAGACGTCGAAGCCGCGGGCGCCCTCGCCGAGGCCGACCACCCAAAGCGTGTCGCCGGTGACGTCGAGCCGCTCGGACCACCCCTCGATCTCGACCGTCGTGATCCGCGGCGGCGAGGTGGGGGTGGCGCCCGGCACCAGCTCGAGCAGCACGCCGTGCTCCGGATCGGCGGGGTTCACGAGCCCGGCGAACACGGCGCCATCGCCGATCGCGACCGAGCGCGC
Coding sequences within:
- a CDS encoding class I fructose-bisphosphate aldolase — translated: MIKQIRKLLGDKASLLDYHCKGISKEQLHLPGPDFIDRVVAQSDRSPAVMRSLQWLLSTGRAAGTGYVSILPVDQGIEHSGAASFAPNPIYFDPSNIVKLAIEGGCNGCASTLGVLGAVSRTYAHKIPLILKFNHSEMLSYPNIAEQTMFASVEQAWNLGAAGVGATIYYGSEDCRRQIMEVSEAFQHAHELGMFTVLWCYLRNPAFKHEGTDYHNAADLTGQANHLGVTIEADIVKQKAPTNNGGFNALKYGKTHKSVYGTLVPDHPIEWTRWQVVNCYMGRVGLINSGGESGANDLEQAVATAVINKRAGGMGLISGRKAFQKPMAEGVELLNAIQDVYLCGDVTIA
- a CDS encoding MATE family efflux transporter; its protein translation is MRGDVLRYRELVVSGSIDRAVLHLGAPAALSALLQAGFLIVDAFWLGRVGPAAVAAASTAGFAMWLAQTIGEGSAAGSGSVLAAAVGSGDRAAVGRAAAAGQSLAVWASLLVVGIGLWLVRPLFEFMGTDRAVTQPGVAYLVIVLLGMPSYFLFSWISAAFRAAGDAATALRLLAVAAAVNVVLDPLLIFGVGPLPRLGVAGAASATVLAWTVGCARGWQLLGRLGIRPRPLAFLRPPAESWAALRVGLPLAVEGALFSLIYVLLTRVTTTFGTPAVAALGIGHKLEVLNYFVCAGMGAAATTLVGQNLGAGDPVRASRVAWRTLFLTILPVGLVTVVLVSKPAAAVSVFISDHEVVAAGVTYVLLVGMSQVFMAAEVVLVGAFAGAQWTVVPAVLEIALTAARVPVAGWLVARGWGVEAVWLAIAATCVVKGTVLAVLFAVRRPRLGGGAGFVGGLPYNAPGP